Part of the Gemmatimonadota bacterium genome is shown below.
TACATCGACTGGCGTGCGATGGTTCTGCATGACCTGCACGAGTCGGGCTCGTATCTGTACGACAATACCGTAGGAGATGGACCGTACAACGCCTGGCTGGATCCGTTGCTGACGAACGAATGGCAGATGATCGGCTGGAACAACGTGCAGGAGATGACACGCATGGGGATGCCGGGCGTGTTCGCGCACGGAAATTTCGACACATGGTCGCCGGGCTACCTCATGTTCATGGCCGCGACGCACAACGGTATAAGCCGGTTGTACGAAACCTTTGGCAACGGCGGCACGGCCGAGACACTGGAACGCACGCTTCCGCCCAGCGAGACCTCGCGCACCTGGTACCGCCAGAATCCACCACTTCCCCGTGTGATGTGGTCGCTCCGCGACAACAACAATTACGAGGAAACGGGATTGCTCGTGTCGTTGAGCTACTTCGCGAACAATCGCCATCAACTGCTCGAGAACTTCTACCAGAAGAGCAAGCGCTCGATTCTCAAGGCGCACACGGAAGGACCCGCGGCCTACATATTTTCCGCGGCCGATCCGCGCCCGGGCGCGCAGGCCCAGCTGTTGCGGATACTCCAGCTGCAGCACGTCGAGATCTCGCGCGCGACTGCGCCGTTCACCGCGCAGGTGCGAGCTCACAATACGCGCGCACGGCGCAACGGCGCTGCGGACAGCGCCGCATCGACTACGACTCCGAGCGTTACACCGACGGAAACGCGTCAGTTTCCGGCCGGAAGCTACATCGTCCGAATGGACCAGCCGTATTCACGGATTGCCGACGCGCTTCTCGATTATCAGTTCTGGAGCCCGAACGATCCGCAGAAGACCCCGTACGACGACACCGGCTGGACCTTTCCAGAGAATTTCGACGTGCGGGCGGTGCGCGTCGTCGATCCACAGGTACTGACTGTCCCGATGGAGCGCGTCACGGACACGATCAAGGCCCCTGGTGGCGTTACGGGGACTGGAACCGTGTTCGCGATCAACAACAACGGCGACAATGCGCTCACGACACTGCGTTATCGTTTGCGTGCAGCCGATTTTCAGGCTGCTGAAGAGCCATTCCAGGCGGCAGGCAGGTCGTTCGCTCGCGGCTCGTACGTGATTCGCAACGTCTCGGCGGGCGATCTCGACAGGGCGGCGCGTGAGCTCGGTGTTTCGGTGTATGCGATTCCGTCGGCGCCATCGGTTGCAATGCATCCGGCACGCGCCGCGCGTGTCGCGATCCTGCATACGTGGTCGAGCACGCAAACGGAAGGCTGGTGGCGCCAGGCATTCGATGTTGCGCACATCCCGTACAGCTACATCAGCGTTCAGGATGTCGCAAAGAATCCGAATCTGAACGCGAAGTACGACGTGATTCTCTTTCCACCCTCGGGGAACGCTCAGTCCATCGTGCAGGGAATGCCGATGTGGCGCAACCCGATGCCATGGAAGACGACGACGCTCACGCCGAACATCGGGAAGCTGGACCAGACCGACGACATCCGCCCCGGACTGGGGCTCCAGGGAGTTCAGAATCTCGAAGGCTTCGTGGCACGCGGCGGTGTGCTGGTCACTGTATCGAGCACTGCCGACTTCGCGATCCAGTACGGGCTAGCGAGCGGCGTCAGCTCGAACCAGGCAGGGCGTGGCAAAGTCGTCGGAAGTCTGCTGCGCACTCGCATAGTGGACGACGCCAGTCCACTCGTGTATGGCGTGTCGGACAGCCTCGCTGTTTACAGCGAAGACGGCGAAAGCTTCAGCGTCAGCAACACCCGCGGCGGTGGGCGCGGGAGTCGGTTCGGTGGCGGCGAGGCGGTGCGAGCAACGGGCCGCGGTACAACCGACGATCCCGACGTTCCCCAGGGTCGACCTCAACTCGCCCCGCGCAACATGGCGCCACCTCGCGTGACCGTCGAACCGTGGCAGGCGGCACCGATCACTGATGAACAACTGCGCAATCCGTTGTCGATCATCCCACCGAACCAGCGCCCGCGTGTTGCGCTGCGATTCACCGATCAGCGCAATCTGCTGGTCTCGGGCCTGCTCGATGGCGGAAGCGATGTTGCGCAACGACCGGTCGTCGTGGATGTCCCGATGCAGAAGGGACATGTAGTCCTGTTTGCGAACAACCCGATCTATCGTGGAGAGACGATTGGCGCCTATCCGCTCGTGTTCAACGCAATCCTGAATTTTGATCATCTCGACGCGGGGCGAAAGCTGGACACGAAGTAAGTCTGCGAGCGTTGGCGTGGGCGGGCATATGAGCCTGTCCACGCCAACTCGGGGCCCCGCCCTGCCAAGGGGAAAGCGCGACGGAAAGTCCGCGCGCGGGAAGCTGCCCGGCCGCGATGGGCCGATTTTTGCCAATCCAGTGTGAGCACCGCAAGCGATCAGGCGCGAGGAGACGCGCTCGGGCCGTCTTGCGATGAGTATGGCGGTACGAGGGTGCCACCGATTTCATGTCTCACACGGATTACACAATGCAAGCATCTGATGCACCATTTCGCCCTGATCCGCGCGCACTGACGAAACGTGCGTGGGTCGCGCTCCTTGTCCTTGCCGTCGCATGTGGAGGCAGCAGCGATATGACCGGGCCCGGTCCCGGAAACGGCGGTGGCGGAAATCCAGCCCCAGTGGCGTCGGTAGCAGTAAGTCCAACCACGGCGAATCTTTTGGTTGGCGTTGTTGATAGCGCAACGCTTGGCACAGTTGTGATCGCCCCGACGGTGAAAGACGCGAGCGGTACCGTACTCTCGGGGCGGACCATCACGTGGTCATCGAGTGCACCCGCCGTGGCGACGGTGAGCAGCACGGGCGCAGTCTCTGCCGTAGCGCCGGGCACTGCATCAATAATGGCTAGCAGCGGTGGTCAGAGCGGGCAAGTTTCGGTCACTGTGACTCGCCCCGTTGTCGACACTATCGCAGTTACCCCCCTTGCAAGCACCATAAAGGTCGGCGCATCCGAAACATTACTAGTCACCCTTCTGGATGCCCAGGGGCACGCTCTCAACGGTGGTCGAGCGATCGTCGAGTTCAATAACAGTCCGTCGATCATTACGGCGTCTGGTGGCACGATTACTGGCGTTGCGCCGGGCACCGGGACCATCAGTTACAAGAGCGAGAACAATACTGTGACAGTCGCGACGATCACCGTAACGCAATGATGCGTCAGGTTGTGTTCAGTTTCGACGCTGCATTCGGGAGCGGACTAGCCGTTCGGCACGATCTCTGCCTTCCCTGAGCGCATCGTCAGATATGGTCGGCGCGGTTCGAATGCACCGCGATTCGCATTTTCCAGGGACACGCGTCTGGCGCAACACTTCAGCACGGAGAAGCACATCATGAAGCAACTTTGGAGAGGAGTCAGCGCGGTAGCACTGGCTGGCGGCGCAATCCTGATAGCGGGAAGCACAGCAGGAGCGCAGGTAACGTTCACCGGCAGCACATTTGGTTGCTTCTACACGACCGCAACCGCGCCGACAAACTGCTCCGGCCTGCTGGCGAACACGGGTAATCTCACGTACACGGGCTCGACGTTCAACGTGACCAGCAACCCCGCAGATGGCCTCGTATCCATTGGAGCCGCGCCGGGTACGCCCAACGTGAACAATCTCGGATCCTTCAAGCTGGTGGACGGCAACAACAATTATACGGGTCAGAATTTCGCTCTCTTCATGAACTTCACCAACCCAACGGGCGTCGTCGGCAACAACGTGTACACGGCGATGTTAACTGGAAATCTGTCGAACGCCACGAGTGGCAACGTCTTCATAGATTTCAACAACACGGCACATGACTACACATTCGCCGACGGCACTACGCTGAGCTTCGCGGTCGATGACG
Proteins encoded:
- a CDS encoding Ig-like domain-containing protein yields the protein MQASDAPFRPDPRALTKRAWVALLVLAVACGGSSDMTGPGPGNGGGGNPAPVASVAVSPTTANLLVGVVDSATLGTVVIAPTVKDASGTVLSGRTITWSSSAPAVATVSSTGAVSAVAPGTASIMASSGGQSGQVSVTVTRPVVDTIAVTPLASTIKVGASETLLVTLLDAQGHALNGGRAIVEFNNSPSIITASGGTITGVAPGTGTISYKSENNTVTVATITVTQ
- a CDS encoding M14 family zinc carboxypeptidase, producing the protein MDRRSLTIALLLPLIGAPVATSAQAPQARSVEISTAAPGRDPSQPIDTAYTNKIHEYTTESFFLSPLVDYLPASATVPTPKAVLGDIAGARNNLPYSKDVYAYMRMLAKASPRVRVYSIGTTEEGREMIAVAVASESLLTRLDDNKAKLSKLADPRTINMDDAQAEQIIGGVTPIYYITGTIHSTESGAPTALMELAYRLAVDESPYIRNIRNNVITLITPIVEVDGRDRMVDLFRWHMAHPDDTYSNLIYWGHYVAHDNNRDAMGLTLKLSQNVLNTYIDWRAMVLHDLHESGSYLYDNTVGDGPYNAWLDPLLTNEWQMIGWNNVQEMTRMGMPGVFAHGNFDTWSPGYLMFMAATHNGISRLYETFGNGGTAETLERTLPPSETSRTWYRQNPPLPRVMWSLRDNNNYEETGLLVSLSYFANNRHQLLENFYQKSKRSILKAHTEGPAAYIFSAADPRPGAQAQLLRILQLQHVEISRATAPFTAQVRAHNTRARRNGAADSAASTTTPSVTPTETRQFPAGSYIVRMDQPYSRIADALLDYQFWSPNDPQKTPYDDTGWTFPENFDVRAVRVVDPQVLTVPMERVTDTIKAPGGVTGTGTVFAINNNGDNALTTLRYRLRAADFQAAEEPFQAAGRSFARGSYVIRNVSAGDLDRAARELGVSVYAIPSAPSVAMHPARAARVAILHTWSSTQTEGWWRQAFDVAHIPYSYISVQDVAKNPNLNAKYDVILFPPSGNAQSIVQGMPMWRNPMPWKTTTLTPNIGKLDQTDDIRPGLGLQGVQNLEGFVARGGVLVTVSSTADFAIQYGLASGVSSNQAGRGKVVGSLLRTRIVDDASPLVYGVSDSLAVYSEDGESFSVSNTRGGGRGSRFGGGEAVRATGRGTTDDPDVPQGRPQLAPRNMAPPRVTVEPWQAAPITDEQLRNPLSIIPPNQRPRVALRFTDQRNLLVSGLLDGGSDVAQRPVVVDVPMQKGHVVLFANNPIYRGETIGAYPLVFNAILNFDHLDAGRKLDTK
- a CDS encoding PEP-CTERM sorting domain-containing protein translates to MKQLWRGVSAVALAGGAILIAGSTAGAQVTFTGSTFGCFYTTATAPTNCSGLLANTGNLTYTGSTFNVTSNPADGLVSIGAAPGTPNVNNLGSFKLVDGNNNYTGQNFALFMNFTNPTGVVGNNVYTAMLTGNLSNATSGNVFIDFNNTAHDYTFADGTTLSFAVDDASLNDQTNGGTGTTVAVTGHGFTRVPASTVPEPSSLALMGTGLIGIVPLIRRRRKV